Part of the Prosthecobacter sp. genome, ACTGGCCGGTCATTTCAGGCGAACTGAGGGCCTCAATGCCGATGGCGCTGATTTGATCAATGAGGGCGAGACCCTTGGCGGTGACGTGGAAGTCACGCTGCACGCGCTCGACATAGCGGTCCATGATCAAACCTTCGATGATCGCGGCGCGCGTCGCAGGCGTGCCGAGGCCACGCTCGCTCATGGCTTCGGCGAGTTCTTCGTCTTCGACGTACTTGCCCGCGCCTTCCATGGTGGAGAGCAGCGTCGCTTCCGTGAAGCGTGGCGGCGGCTTGGTTTGATGCTCGTTGACCTCGACATTGAGCGCGCTGGCCTTGTCACCAGGATTGGCCTGCACGAGGAGCTTGGCGGCGTCCTCACCGCCTTCCGCGGCCTCTTCGGCAGCCTTTTTGCCATAAACAGCGAGCCAGCCGGGCTCCTTGAGCACCTTGCCGTCGCTCTTGAAGGCATCCTTGTCCACACGAGTGATGCGGGTCGTCACTTCGAACTCGGCAGCAGGGAAAAACACGGCCACAAAGCGGCGTGCGACCATGTCGAAGAGCTTCTGCTCGGCCTCCGGCAGTTCCTTGGGCGGGATCTGGCCGGTGGGGATGATGGCGAAGTGATCGCTGACTTTGGTGGTGTCGAAGATGCGCTTGTTGGGGCGCACCCATTTGTTGTCGATGACGGTGGCAGCGTGCGTGCCGAGTTCGTGCGGCAACGCGTCGTGCTTGCGGCTGTCGTGGCTGGCAAAGGTCTGCATTGTCTCCGTCACCGTCGGGATATAATCCTCCGGCAGGTGGCGGGAGTCAGTACGCGGATAGGTGAGCACCTTGAACTTCTCATACAGCGCCTGCGCGATCTGGAGCGTGCGGCGCGCGGAGAAACCAAAGCGGTTGCTGGCCTCACGTTGAAGGCTGGTAAGGTCATAGAGCAGCGGCGGTGCTTGACGCGCGGGTTTGGTCACTTGCTCAATGACACCCGGCTTGCCGTTGCAACGATCTGCGATGGCCTGTGCCGTGCCTTGATTCCAAAGACGCTCCTGTTTCTTGTGCTCGTCGTTCTCGTCCTTTTTGAATGATTCGTCGATCCAGCGGCCTTGGTAACGACCCGCAGGCACTTCAAACAGCGCGATGGCTTCAAAATAGGTGCGCGGCACGAAGGCGGCGATCTCGCGCTCGCGACCGGCCATGATGGAAAGGGTTGGCGTTTGCACGCGGCCCACGGGTGTGAGGCGGAAGCCGCCGTGGCGTGAATTCAGCGCGGTCAGAGCGCGGGTGCCGTTGATGCCGACAAGCCAGTCGCTCTCGCTGCGGCACTTGGCCGCGTCGGCCAGCGGCTGCATCTCTTCGTCGGTGCGCAGCTTCTTATAGGCGTCCAGGATGGCTCCCTGCGTCATGGATTGCATCCAGAGGCGCTTGATGGGCTTCTTGGTGCCGGTGGCATCGACGATGTAACGGAAAATCAGTTCTCCCTCGCGGCCAGCATCGCAGGCATTGATGAGAGAATCGACATCCTTGCGCTTCATCAGTTTGGCGAGGAGCTTGTAGCGGTCTGCGCTCTGTTCGATGGGGTTCAGCTCAAACTTCTCCGGCATGATCGGCAGGCTGGTGAAGCCCCAGCCGACTTTTTTGCCATCGACCGTGGGCATGCCGAGTTCCAGCAGATGGCCGACGGCGGATGAGATGACGTGCGTTTCGTTCTCGTACCAGTCCTTTTCTTTGGCGAAGGGTTTCATGCCGGGGGCTTTGGCGAGTGCTCGGGCGAGATCGGCGGCAACACTGGGCTTTTCGGCAATAATCAGGGCTTTGGGCATGTGCGTATGAACAGGGATTGGTCGGAAAAAGGGGGCTACTTAGGGCATGCTTTCCGCCCGGATGTCAAGGCGGGCGCGTTTTAGGCAGCAAAACCACCCGTGCGTTCAGTTATACGTGCAGCAGCGAAACGGCGACGTTGCCGCCGAAACAGACATCCACATCCGAGCCGGGATCGCGGGGGCGTGAGGCATAGGAGGCGCTGTAAGCGTAGCCATGCTCGTTCTGGGTGTAGGAGACGTTCAAAGGCGAATGAGCGGGCTGGCACGCGATGCGGGGAGGGAGAGCATGCTGGCCGGGAGCCAGATGCGGCAGATTGATGTTCCAAAAAGAATTGAGCGGATGATCCTGGAGATGTGTTTCACGCAAAATGTCCGCGACCCAGGCCGAGGTGCGCCGCCAATCGACGGCGAGTTCGCGAATCATGTAGTGCGACAGTGCAAACGAACGAATGCCATGATACGCAGCCTCGCGTGCCGCGGCGACGGTGCCGGAGATGACGATGTCCTGGCCCATGTTGCCACCGGCGTTGATGCCGGAGATCACGAGGTCCGGCTTCACATCAAGAGCGAACAGCGCCAGCCGCACGCAGTCTGCCGGTGTGCCGTGGACGGCGAAGCGCTGGTCGCCGCGCGGTTCCACTTTGAGGTGTTGATGCGTGGTGACACGGTGGCCGCACTGGCTTTGCTCGTGAGCGGGTGCCACGATGACCGGCTGCCAGCCAAGCTGTTTCACCGCTTCTTCCAAAGCCTGCAAACCAGGCGCGGTGATGCCGTCGTCATTCGTGAGGAGGACGCGCATCAGTTCAGGCGAGATCGAGAATGACTTTGCCGTGACGAGAGCCCTCCTGCGCACGGAGGATGGCCTGCTTGAAATCGGCCAACGGCACGATTTGATCGATGGCTGTGACAAGTTCGCCCTTTTCGATGAGAGCCGTGAGAGGATCGAGCACTTCGTAAAGTTCGGGCGTGCTGGCTTTTTCGAGCCATTTCGTGATCCACAGTCCGTGAAGCTGGAGATTTTTGAAGATGAGGAATTTGTTCGGCACCTTGAGGCTGCGGCGGCTCATCGCTCCGTAAGTCACCATGATTCCTTCCGAACTGAGCAGATCCATGAGGTGAATGGCGCTGTCGCCACCAACGGCGTTCGCGGCAAGCTGCACAGGTTCGCTGCCGACGATCTTTTTGGCCTCGGCCACACCTTCGGCGGTATCAAGCACCACCGCGTCGGCCCCGAGGGTCTTCAATTCATCGACCAGTTCGGCGCGACGGACGAAATTGATCGTCCGCAGCCCGAAGTGATGGGCGAGCTGGATCAAGGCGCGGCCCACGCCGGAGTTGGCGGCGTTTTGCGCCACCCAGGAGCCTTTGGCGAGACGAATGTGGTGATTGAGCAGCGCCCAAGCGGTGACAGGGTTGACGCGCAGCATGCTGGCCTGCACGGCATCGATCTGCGGCGGCAGTTTGGCGAAGTGATGCTCCGGGGCGGTGAGATGCTGCGTCCAGCAGCCCGTGCCGAGCAGCGGGATGACCACATCGCCTTTCGCCAGCGAGACCACAGCGCTGCCGACCTCCTCGACCTCACCACACCCTTCATGACCGGGAATGCAGGGCGGATGCGCGGCCCGGCCGTAGGTGCCCTCGATGAAATTCAGGTCCGCCGGATTGACGGGAGCATAGCGCATGCGCACGCGGACTTCGTGGCCTTCGGGTGGTGCAAGCACGCGTTCCTTGAGTTGAAGGACGTTCGCCGGATTGCCGGTATGATCGAATTGAAGGAAAGAGGACATGGTGCGCAGGATCAATAGGTTGGTGGTTTTGGCCACAATGCCGACCACACTCAATGCTTTCAAATACGGCATTCGTTACGCTTTGCGCCGCTTTTTTCGTTTCACATCGGTGTCTGCGAGACTGCTGCGCAGACTGCGTCTCCTGAACAATCTCGGTGGCAGGGTGCGTTTCGTCTGGCATTGCCCGTCATGACATCCTCCCGCCGCACCTTCCTCCAAACCGCCGGTTCCATGCTCATTTTGCCCTCTGGCCTGCTGCGCGGGCAGGCGGCGAAGAAACTGAATGTCGGCTTCATCGGCATGGGCGGGCAGATTCAGGGTCACGTGGGCAAAATCATTCAACTCGGCCACCACGTCGGTGCGTTGTGCGATGTCGATGCCGCGCAGATCGCCAACTCGCAGAAGAAACACGGCGAAGGCGTCGCAAAGGCCGCTGTGTATCGTGATTACCGAGAACTCTTCGCCAAGGAGACCTCGCTCGATGCCGTCGTGATCGCCACACCGGATCACTGGCATGCGCCGATCTGCCGCGCGGCCATGCAGGCAGGGAAGCATGTCT contains:
- a CDS encoding DNA topoisomerase III, producing the protein MPKALIIAEKPSVAADLARALAKAPGMKPFAKEKDWYENETHVISSAVGHLLELGMPTVDGKKVGWGFTSLPIMPEKFELNPIEQSADRYKLLAKLMKRKDVDSLINACDAGREGELIFRYIVDATGTKKPIKRLWMQSMTQGAILDAYKKLRTDEEMQPLADAAKCRSESDWLVGINGTRALTALNSRHGGFRLTPVGRVQTPTLSIMAGREREIAAFVPRTYFEAIALFEVPAGRYQGRWIDESFKKDENDEHKKQERLWNQGTAQAIADRCNGKPGVIEQVTKPARQAPPLLYDLTSLQREASNRFGFSARRTLQIAQALYEKFKVLTYPRTDSRHLPEDYIPTVTETMQTFASHDSRKHDALPHELGTHAATVIDNKWVRPNKRIFDTTKVSDHFAIIPTGQIPPKELPEAEQKLFDMVARRFVAVFFPAAEFEVTTRITRVDKDAFKSDGKVLKEPGWLAVYGKKAAEEAAEGGEDAAKLLVQANPGDKASALNVEVNEHQTKPPPRFTEATLLSTMEGAGKYVEDEELAEAMSERGLGTPATRAAIIEGLIMDRYVERVQRDFHVTAKGLALIDQISAIGIEALSSPEMTGQWEYKLRQMEHRELDRDSFMRDIRRVTSQVVEKTKAYSKAAKDKVYPEFKATCGVCGSTEGYKQTEEFYGCKNPKCKVRVFKAVASRPLSEDEIRTLIEKRFIGPLEGFRSKKGKDFSAALQIKDDMKVAFVFGDGTDPDSINWDECPVICDCPVCAKKGRAGEKIHETADGYQCKINATDSSKCNARLPKKLCQKDITPENAREFFADGKTSLIAGMISKRGRPFSTFLVCTPGEKRIMSWEFPPREAKPKAEKKPKKPAGVSGRS
- the surE gene encoding 5'/3'-nucleotidase SurE; protein product: MRVLLTNDDGITAPGLQALEEAVKQLGWQPVIVAPAHEQSQCGHRVTTHQHLKVEPRGDQRFAVHGTPADCVRLALFALDVKPDLVISGINAGGNMGQDIVISGTVAAAREAAYHGIRSFALSHYMIRELAVDWRRTSAWVADILRETHLQDHPLNSFWNINLPHLAPGQHALPPRIACQPAHSPLNVSYTQNEHGYAYSASYASRPRDPGSDVDVCFGGNVAVSLLHV
- a CDS encoding 2-enoyl thioester reductase domain-containing protein translates to MSSFLQFDHTGNPANVLQLKERVLAPPEGHEVRVRMRYAPVNPADLNFIEGTYGRAAHPPCIPGHEGCGEVEEVGSAVVSLAKGDVVIPLLGTGCWTQHLTAPEHHFAKLPPQIDAVQASMLRVNPVTAWALLNHHIRLAKGSWVAQNAANSGVGRALIQLAHHFGLRTINFVRRAELVDELKTLGADAVVLDTAEGVAEAKKIVGSEPVQLAANAVGGDSAIHLMDLLSSEGIMVTYGAMSRRSLKVPNKFLIFKNLQLHGLWITKWLEKASTPELYEVLDPLTALIEKGELVTAIDQIVPLADFKQAILRAQEGSRHGKVILDLA